ACTATTCTTCAGACCAAGTTCAATATAAGAGCTTTAAAATACAATTAGAACAGATTTGAAAACTTCTTTTTAGTCTATTTAATGAAAGTAGTGGATGTTGAAAACGTCAAATATGACTTTTTCAATGGGGGGTCATCCAAGAAGAGAAAGAAGTATTTTCTGAGCAGGTCAACTAAAATGAGTATGTCCCCAAGTTTTGTGAATAAACAACCAATGTTTGTGCCTGTTTGTCTCCTTTGAtcaaatttcacatttaaagtTTATGATCATTAATTTATCAATGCAATCTTTATAAGATGAAATTGAGAGGACTCATATTTCTATATTTGTGGGTTgataacaaaagtttaaatacagctTAAGACCCATTACATCACATGTAATTACCTTTTGTAAAGTATTAATTACACGTGTGAATTCAAAGCTTACTGTTAAAAGACCCTTTAggatttaaatcattttcagttttacagACTAATTAAGTCACAACATGTAATTACAGCCAGATCACCACAGATTAGGGGATTAACATTAGTTGATCCCATGAACAACAAACGCTGGATATtaagaaaatataatttttacatGATTagcatacatatacatatagtTGCTAACGCTGTTGCCAGTAAATATTATTGCAATATTTATCACTAAATATTTGCGACAGGTTTGGAGAAAACGagactttaaattttttttagagaGACGTTCAAATTGGGACCAAAATACTACAATTTAAAAACCGGAAAAATGCGCGACAATTTCCGACGACATGCGGCTGTAGCCATGGCAGCAGCGACCTGTGCATCTAGAATGATCCTCCGGTGTGAGAGCAGGCTACTTAAACATATACAGCCGATCGAAAAGTACTTAAGCGCTGTGTGCCACACTAGAACGAGAGCATATAAACTAGCAATCTCTAATACATACAAAAATATACAACTAGTTGCATTATGAACGTAATTTAAATCGTTATTTCGTACTTGCAATGTCAAAGATTTGCGAACTAGTCTGAAGCTACGAGGGTTAAGGATAAGCATGggcaaagacagaaaagaaatgaaccaatatgtatatacattttttttataaatcaaacaCGTTTAGTTCAAATTAGTGGAGTTTCAGTAGAATTTTCGTATCATGGCTAATTAGCTTAACTGGACACACATGCGTTGTTACCTGGAAATATCGCAAGACTATTTGGACtttaacataaaatgaaaatgttttacgGAAAACTCAAAGCTCAGCTACACCTTCCATTCTAAGTGACCACATTGAATGACGGTTAGCTAACATTAAGCTAGCTCGATGCATTAGCAAAGTGAATCTCTTCAAGCTAAGGATTAAAACTaagacaatttttttaactACGATTTTTAAGAAAACTCGTTTCATCTCAACATTGCacaattctttaaaaacccattttaaatgtttgttttgaaagaagaagaaaatgcgATTACACGAGACTTACTTTCTCCATGATACAAGCATGAGGTACGTTCCAGAAACTACTGCGGACTAGCGCCTCCCCCTGAACACGTGCGGGTTGCCAGATTGTTGTAGAAGATCCGCAAACAGCGACGAACTCGCGTGGAGCCTCTGACGAGCAATATATAGCCTCCTGACTGAAACTTCCAGAAGATGAATTGGGAAAAAAACTCTCAAAACCCAGCCCTTGAAGTTTTACTCTCCTCTATGCCTAATGTAAAAGCTCAAATTGAAGATACAAGCGCATTCACTTACAAGAGTAAGAACAGAAGTctgaaaaaaggttaaattaaGCGTTTATATTTTGAGCAACACCAGCATCCACGTAACTATAATATTGAAGAGAAACTCATACTTTTAAATGTCATCACATATTTAAGGGTGTTGACAaggttaacatttttaaaatttaaaacatacatgtttaaatacaataaatattCATCAGTTTTACTTTGCTAATATTTTAACATTAATACGGAAATTTCCTTTGtataaacaaaaatgcattgTAGTGCTTTTTGGTCACTTTGGTAAAATATTGTGTAACATCAATACGTTATTTTCTAATGAATcactagaaaaaaacatttaggtaaaaaatattttcttgaaCAAAATATGTGTCAAACATTGtcacattaaattaaaaaaatgaatgaaacataaataaaaatccaataGAGGTTTTTTTAGCATTCATTTATTAGAATAAAACTCAAACAAAGGACAACATGATATAAATTTAGTATAATGGAACAGAATGGAGTAGAACCTTActgaataaattaatattttagtgTAACAAATTCACAAGTATCCaaggtgaagaagaaaaaacaatgaacaaacaaataaaatataataaattgattacagaaaaggggtttatttaacaCTCTTTGCCACCAAAAGAAACGTACCAAATAGAGGATGTAACACGTGGTATTGTATTtcacaaaaaaggcaaattgTAATGTGAATAGAGTGTGAAAAGGTTACATGTGGCTTGATCacccaaatcttttttttcttctcacacATTGTAGGATAAATAGTGATGTATTGACAAGTATTGTAGATAGATGGACAGTTTCTTCAACTGATAACATGCAGGTGGTGTAAGAGGTGGTTCAGTCTGTGTTATTGGGGTATTATTAACTGGTGTATTCAGTAATACAAGCGATACTAACCATATCATTTATGCAAACGAGCAACTCAGATCGACAGATAATGAATTTGGTAAAAGCTCGATAACACAAACGAGCCAGTAATGAGCGCGTGCGCGCTCCCGCGTGAGGGGTTGAGGTCTCGTGAGGTTAGCACTGTAACACGTTCTGGTTAAACGGGGATTGCTCTGTCCACCCACAACGGTCAGAATTTATTTATCTCGAGCTAACTTGAATTTTCATcgattaatatttttatttatttaaaaaatgatcatagaaagtaaaaaaaaagaacagttagTTGTTATCTTTGATGAGTTGTTAATATCTGTCTGAATTGATAGCTGTCTGAAAGTGTGAAGAAGCTAGGCTAGGTCAACAGAATAGCCGACTTTTTAAGCTATCACAACATCgcacttattattattatttttttttaaagctcaatgtttcttgaagctataaaCACTGAGCAAAACCTAACTAAACACCAATTAAAACtcctcaatgtttttttttttttttttttttttttgctaacagGTGTTTGTCAGCAGAATGAGGAGACAAGAAAACCAGCCTGTCAGACCTACAACGGGTAAAGACAGCAGACTGAAATGCTAAAGCTTAGCTCTGAAATCCATGCTAGCTGAAATCCatacatcaacattttttataaagcaTTCTGGTGTCTTAAGGATTCTGCTGTATCCCAGATTTGGCAGGAGTTGGTTTGTCAATTTTTCTTACCCGGCTTACTGTAGTGGTCAATTCTTACCTCTTTTATTTGTCTCAAATACCCACGCCGAtgaatggaggacatgtataaagaaaactgggttaaaataacatttctgattgttcctttatttaaattgttaagaatcaggagaagatgaaaaaatgctgttagaaaaagagcttatttgtgacgtagaaaatcaCCTTTTCAAGGTGTCAAACAGCCTTAAAATCCATTTCCGATTAtcttttaaattattgtaaacACATTTCCTGTGGTCttcttaattatgattttgctgttttagccaaaaaaaattttttaaactgtgtcgttttccagaACATAGGAGTTCATTATAAATCCATCTCTCAGTCGTGGTCGTGCCGTTGACTCTGAGTTGGCCGCTCTCCGTCATCAATCTGTTCCCTCCTGCTagattacagcccctcacatgccaacctaacattagcagtacaAGAAAAGTGCGAACAGTTTTGGAGCCATCCGGCTGTACAGTTTTGCTCCcgattccagctcggacgaggaaaacaaaggcagtCACGGACCTATTTGTCTACgggcagatgcatcagaatggagcgtattttctacgtcacaaatgcgTTTTCTCCCCCGTCTCCTGATTTATGattcgaataaagaaatactcagaaatgcaattttgagcgaaacattttttttatacatgccatcatgagaaaaatggctcaagaacatgttaaaaacacacttttttttaattgtagtgggtctttaaaatgtctGTAGAGGAAAATATTTCCATCAAATGCACTTTTTGCGACATAGCattataaatctgtttttatttcttcgttgttgttgtttgtgtttttcccttttctctACCAGGCTACCTTCCTGTGCCGCTCTTTAACCAGAGGAAGAGAAACAGAATTCCTCTGACTTCTGTTCCTTGTGAGAATGAATTCTATTTGCACAGTGAATATCCTACAAAAAGCAACTCATCTGCACATGAAGGAGCTCCAGGTGAAACACCAGTCCTCATGCATTTAACATTTCTGTCAGTAGGGGGCAGCATGTACCCACAAACGACTTCACTGAAACTTGCTAGGAGAATTGTTCAAATCTCTCAACACAATACACGCAGCTGTTTAGAGATTAACTAAGAGATTTTTCTTATAACATTTTAGCATGTAGTACAATGTGAGATAAAATAATTCAGTTCAGTCCAccatcttctttcttttctcagagCATCGTGATGGTCCCCCTGTTTCGGCTCACTCAGCTTTTGCAGCTCAAAGCCACCAGTGGAACAAACCATCTACTCCTCATTCTAATCCCTGCCAGCCATATGGCAGCAGCAGGCCTTTACTGGGACCCTCCCCTCCTTTGAGGGGCTACGTACCTGTGCCTCATCCATACAGAAGTGGAGCCTCCAGGTGGGTTTTCAGTAACTGTCTGACAGCTAATATTACAACTTAATTTACGCTTTAACTGAGTTTTAATCTAATTTCAGAACCAACCAGTCTGAGGACCCTTTTATAAAACACGATTCTTTGTCCAGGTCTTATTCTGGACAGAGAATGAATGTTCAAAGCAAAATGAAAGCTAACGCCGGGCCTTCCCCGATGTCCCAGCTATCATCTTACGAGTCGGCCACATCCAGTCCCCAGTTTTCCCAGCAGTCTAGAGCTGCACCTCTGTCTGCCCCCAGACAGCCTTATGCCCAAACTGCACAACCACCAAACAACTCCTGGAAATTCACCAACAGCTTTGAGTCGCAGACGTCTCCTGTTGTGGAGAAAAAGAAGTCGAACCAGCCTCAATCTGCTCGACAAGCTAAACCTCGGGTATGTGCAGAGCTGCTTTTAAAGTTTGCTTTGACATGGATCTGGACACCTCTTTGAATAGAATAGTATATCTTTATTTCTGTAGCACTTTTCCCAGAGCgagtcacaaagtgctttacaaagagcataaaatcatatcaaaacacaaaaaagtaataaaatacaagaataataatagtaaaacaaaacacagtaaaaggtGATAAAACTAGGactaaatcaactaaaagctctccTGAATAAAAACGTCTTGACCTGAGATTTAAAACACTCAACTGAGTCGATCTGACGCAACGACAATCTGAATGTTTATTTCCCCTTTTCAGCCAGAAACCTTTCCAGTCAAACCAGCCATAGAAAACTCCCTGAGGATCTTGACTGCAGTGATCCGCGGAATGAGACACTGGAGCCAGTTTAAAGACAAAGTCCCGCACCTGTTTGAGATATTTGGtcagttgatgttttttttctcattagtgAGTTCAGATTTAAGCATTAACCTGAGAGACTGTACATGTCCCACAGCTACTCTGGATTCTGCTGTGACACTGGGGCGCTACGGAGCCAAGAACTTCCTCATGAGAGACGGGAAGGAGGTCCTCCAGTGTGTTTATTATGAAACAGTGAGTTTTAGTGCTCAAAATCTTGAACTGAAGGGTTTTTACCAAAATATACTattacatatttacaaaaattatattacataAAGTATTACACTCAAGGCCTGTTTTACAAAGATCCCAAATAAGGAGTGTAAAAATACAAGTGCATGCAAAAAGATTGTGTTGTTTAACTAGGATGTGCGGGCAATTTACTAAGACTGATTGCGTTAGAGATGTCAGGCCCAAACGGCAGTATTTACATGAGGATTTAAGGTTTTTGCGACATGACCCTTAAGGACGAATGTTCAGGCAAAGGCAGCACACTGCAGCTAGTCAGCCTGTATCTGTGTAGACAATAGGAGGGGTAAAGGAGTGGTCAGGGCTCCTGTCAGCTGCCCCACAGCGCAGTAGGGTGGCCATGGGGAGCATGAACGCAGAGGTGATGGATGAAGGGAAGAAGCAGACTGTCTACAAAGGAAATATTTGAGGTAAAAATGTCACATTGGGAAGAAATgggaaaaacagaaagaggaagTTCATGTCAGGTTTAATCATCATGACATGTCAGCGTATAACTTATCCAGAAGCACAAACGAATGCcttgaagacccactcagataaaaattgttttgggagtttttaacatttttttccagcgTCTTTCTCATGAAGAAGgacatataaaagaaaataaaacaaaaaattgcatttctaaatatttctttattcaaatcgttgtgaatcaggggcagatggaaaaatgcagttggaaaaagattgaaTTTGTGACAgaacactgggtgggccaccagctccctgctctgctccattctaattcatccacttgcagacaaatagatccatgcacttctttattttccttgtctaatctggaatctggatcaaaactgtacggctggatagctccaatattctccgccatttttgttgcaccgctattgttggttgtgaggggcagtaagctagcaggagagcgtgtacaCATTCAGGTTTGCCTGTTTTTCGCCCGCAGACACTCTGCATACACCCGTAAGGGCAGCAGTGACTCAGGCATTGCTCTTTATCCACAGGAACAGGTTCTGCCCCGTCTGATCCGTGGACAGGTCCACCGCTGTGTTGGCAGCTATGACCGAAGCAGAGACGTCCTGATGTGCGTGTCTGTGCGCGCTGGCCTGCCGTCAGAGCTGAGGAACGCTCAGGAGGCTGTGAAGGCCTGTGATGCAGAAATGAGAGCGCTGGTAAAGACGCTCTCTGAGGTTTGAGCGTCAACTGCTCTTGGTAAAGAGTTGTTCTAAGtagttgctgttttaaaaaaaaagtctgt
The DNA window shown above is from Oryzias latipes chromosome 14, ASM223467v1 and carries:
- the spata22 gene encoding spermatogenesis-associated protein 22 isoform X2 → MRRQENQPVRPTTGYLPVPLFNQRKRNRIPLTSVPCENEFYLHSEYPTKSNSSAHEGAPEHRDGPPVSAHSAFAAQSHQWNKPSTPHSNPCQPYGSSRPLLGPSPPLRGYVPVPHPYRSGASRSYSGQRMNVQSKMKANAGPSPMSQLSSYESATSSPQFSQQSRAAPLSAPRQPYAQTAQPPNNSWKFTNSFESQTSPVVEKKKSNQPQSARQAKPRPETFPVKPAIENSLRILTAVIRGMRHWSQFKDKVPHLFEIFATLDSAVTLGRYGAKNFLMRDGKEVLQCVYYETEQVLPRLIRGQVHRCVGSYDRSRDVLMCVSVRAGLPSELRNAQEAVKACDAEMRALVKTLSEV
- the spata22 gene encoding spermatogenesis-associated protein 22 isoform X1 encodes the protein MRRQENQPVRPTTGYLPVPLFNQRKRNRIPLTSVPCENEFYLHSEYPTKSNSSAHEGAPEHRDGPPVSAHSAFAAQSHQWNKPSTPHSNPCQPYGSSRPLLGPSPPLRGYVPVPHPYRSGASRTNQSEDPFIKHDSLSRSYSGQRMNVQSKMKANAGPSPMSQLSSYESATSSPQFSQQSRAAPLSAPRQPYAQTAQPPNNSWKFTNSFESQTSPVVEKKKSNQPQSARQAKPRPETFPVKPAIENSLRILTAVIRGMRHWSQFKDKVPHLFEIFATLDSAVTLGRYGAKNFLMRDGKEVLQCVYYETEQVLPRLIRGQVHRCVGSYDRSRDVLMCVSVRAGLPSELRNAQEAVKACDAEMRALVKTLSEV